Proteins co-encoded in one Ignavibacteria bacterium genomic window:
- a CDS encoding CHAT domain-containing protein, with amino-acid sequence MKKYLTLISLCILLSSATLVAQNDSLKAVETFARGVEAYDAQKFDTVIALMNETLSLMKNYNFGSDEGLVKYFIAESYKSLGLYDTAKSYLDSALKIFQSWENEAGFGYIYKCYGDIETLLGNYSQAVDHYYTSLQHLIVVEDPYTKGYIYTSLANLILNRGDNQEAAGLFESGEKLYKAAGYEPGLGDIYYGYGLIATNTGKNVAADSLFDISLKIFSKYNIPLGVANAYYGKGIVTMNLGKNSESIGYSSKALNLYLSSNYPLGIGNCFTNIGMVNINIGKYEVADSNLRAAIPWLTKINHQIGLGNVHYGLAVIALNLGNNKDSYDNYSQALKYYEFTGYSLGLGRIYHGLSTLALNTGDNKTAEENAKKAVEYYGKAGFPVGIGQVYENLGNIFMNAGNTPKSEENFKKALEYYEKANYPIGMGTIWYSLSQINFMKGDFVETRKNAGLAIKYFELAEYPLGLGNANFILSQIAQQQGNYAEGIDYDLKALDFYDKVDYPLGIGRVCYSIGTAAYLLGEYEEAEKQYKNALAVFEESEYNFFNVIVSFALADLYLGWDAREGLTLPYLEKAMSYLENFRSNLVREEDRTNLFEKFSVYLDFAVRAAISINNKEAAFKYLENVKGRSLADILSERKVDLSAKIDQSLLQKRNVLEKQISAIKTALNTNAASDAATLKEELKKLNDQLDDLIFKIKSGSPDLAALEYPKPADTKEIQSKLHKNEVLLQYFNAESGCWVFVITPNDFQLVKLDSTDAAVKENALALLDGLKRDKFNAKKSKSDMDAEEELSLEASHKLYNLLIQPVENFLTSESDLTIVPDGILNLIPFETLCKDTTYLIEKYPVKYYQSGTLLSLMRGALKKERKSSGFAGFGDPVYDLENYEKGMEERGVKAGETGRGAGDSKVTDDLSRAGLSLFRLRGTGEEITAISELFVNAGQPVDIKLRTSATEENAKDPNLRNFRYISFACHGIVYPGFQSLALCTVKDSTKSLQDGFLTFEEILSLNWDAKMVVLSACETGTGDMKKTEGIIGLTRAVMYAGSDAVLVSLWTVSDKGTRDLMINFFGNIVSETILSDECLRLAKLELIKKGATPYVWSPFIMFGE; translated from the coding sequence ATGAAAAAATATTTGACCCTCATCTCTCTTTGTATCCTTTTGTCTTCAGCGACACTTGTTGCTCAGAATGACTCGCTCAAAGCTGTCGAAACTTTTGCAAGAGGTGTCGAGGCTTACGATGCTCAAAAATTTGACACTGTGATCGCCCTGATGAATGAAACCCTGAGCCTGATGAAAAACTATAACTTCGGTTCAGATGAAGGGCTGGTAAAATATTTCATTGCAGAAAGCTACAAATCCCTTGGTCTGTATGATACAGCCAAATCATATCTCGACTCCGCTCTGAAAATTTTTCAATCGTGGGAGAATGAAGCAGGTTTTGGATATATATATAAATGCTATGGCGACATAGAAACCCTCCTCGGTAATTATTCACAAGCCGTCGACCACTATTACACTTCTCTTCAACACCTCATTGTGGTAGAAGACCCTTACACGAAGGGATATATCTATACATCACTCGCCAATCTAATACTGAACCGTGGAGACAATCAGGAGGCTGCGGGACTGTTCGAGAGCGGGGAAAAGTTGTACAAGGCTGCCGGTTACGAACCGGGACTCGGTGACATTTATTACGGCTATGGACTAATCGCAACCAATACAGGTAAAAATGTCGCAGCCGACTCCCTGTTTGATATCTCACTCAAGATTTTCTCGAAATACAATATTCCACTCGGTGTTGCAAACGCCTATTATGGTAAGGGAATTGTAACCATGAACCTTGGTAAAAACAGCGAAAGTATCGGTTACAGTTCGAAAGCACTCAATCTTTATCTCTCCTCTAATTATCCTCTCGGTATTGGCAACTGTTTCACCAACATTGGAATGGTGAATATAAACATCGGTAAATATGAAGTGGCGGACAGCAATCTTAGAGCCGCAATTCCATGGCTCACCAAAATCAATCACCAGATTGGACTCGGAAATGTCCATTACGGCCTTGCTGTTATTGCGCTGAATCTAGGTAATAACAAAGATTCGTACGACAATTACTCGCAAGCACTGAAATATTATGAATTCACCGGCTACTCCCTTGGACTTGGCAGAATCTATCACGGACTCAGCACTCTCGCCCTGAATACAGGCGACAACAAAACTGCCGAAGAAAATGCAAAGAAAGCGGTTGAGTACTATGGTAAAGCCGGCTTCCCCGTGGGAATCGGTCAGGTCTATGAAAACCTTGGTAATATTTTCATGAACGCCGGGAATACTCCAAAATCGGAGGAGAATTTCAAAAAGGCTTTGGAATACTACGAAAAAGCGAACTACCCGATCGGAATGGGGACCATCTGGTACAGCCTCTCCCAAATAAATTTTATGAAGGGAGACTTTGTCGAAACCCGGAAGAATGCCGGACTCGCAATAAAATACTTCGAACTGGCAGAGTACCCACTTGGTCTTGGAAACGCAAATTTTATCCTTTCACAAATAGCCCAGCAACAAGGAAATTATGCTGAGGGAATAGATTATGACCTGAAAGCACTCGATTTTTATGACAAAGTTGATTATCCGCTTGGTATTGGAAGAGTTTGCTACTCAATCGGAACCGCCGCTTACCTTCTCGGAGAATATGAGGAAGCGGAAAAACAATATAAAAATGCTCTTGCTGTTTTTGAAGAATCGGAATATAATTTCTTTAATGTCATAGTCTCGTTTGCACTTGCAGATCTCTATCTTGGTTGGGATGCACGGGAAGGTCTTACTCTCCCCTACCTGGAAAAAGCAATGAGCTACCTCGAAAACTTTCGCTCGAATCTCGTCAGAGAGGAAGACAGGACAAATCTCTTCGAGAAGTTCTCTGTTTATCTCGATTTTGCTGTTCGGGCAGCAATTTCGATCAACAACAAGGAAGCTGCTTTCAAATATCTGGAAAATGTAAAGGGCCGGTCTCTAGCAGATATCCTCTCGGAAAGAAAGGTTGACCTTTCAGCTAAAATTGATCAGAGCCTGCTTCAAAAAAGAAATGTCCTGGAAAAACAGATATCTGCAATTAAAACGGCTCTGAACACAAACGCAGCCTCCGATGCTGCGACTCTTAAAGAGGAACTGAAAAAACTAAATGATCAACTCGATGATTTAATCTTCAAGATCAAATCAGGCAGTCCCGATCTCGCTGCTCTCGAATACCCCAAACCTGCAGACACAAAAGAGATACAATCCAAACTTCATAAAAATGAAGTGCTCCTGCAATACTTTAATGCCGAATCAGGTTGCTGGGTTTTTGTTATTACTCCAAATGATTTCCAGCTTGTAAAGCTCGACTCGACAGATGCTGCAGTAAAGGAAAATGCTCTCGCTCTCCTTGACGGACTCAAAAGGGACAAATTTAATGCAAAAAAATCGAAGTCAGATATGGATGCGGAAGAAGAGCTTTCGCTTGAGGCATCTCATAAACTCTACAATCTGTTAATTCAACCGGTCGAAAATTTTCTGACATCTGAATCAGACTTGACTATCGTTCCCGACGGGATTTTGAATCTGATTCCTTTTGAAACCTTGTGCAAGGATACCACATATCTGATCGAAAAGTACCCCGTCAAATACTATCAGTCGGGTACACTTCTTAGCCTTATGAGAGGAGCTCTCAAAAAAGAGCGAAAGAGTTCAGGATTTGCCGGTTTCGGTGATCCCGTTTATGACCTCGAGAACTATGAAAAAGGAATGGAAGAAAGAGGAGTAAAAGCCGGAGAAACCGGACGGGGAGCAGGTGATTCCAAGGTGACCGACGACCTTAGCAGAGCGGGACTTTCTCTATTCAGGCTCAGAGGTACAGGTGAGGAAATTACTGCAATATCGGAACTGTTTGTAAACGCCGGACAACCGGTCGATATCAAGCTAAGAACCAGTGCCACTGAGGAAAACGCAAAAGACCCGAATTTGAGAAATTTCAGGTACATCTCATTTGCCTGCCATGGAATCGTTTATCCCGGATTTCAAAGTCTGGCTCTTTGCACCGTAAAAGATTCCACAAAAAGTTTACAGGATGGTTTTCTCACTTTCGAGGAAATCCTGTCGCTAAATTGGGATGCCAAAATGGTGGTTCTTTCAGCCTGTGAAACCGGCACGGGTGACATGAAAAAGACGGAGGGAATTATCGGACTCACACGCGCTGTGATGTATGCCGGGTCTGATGCAGTCCTTGTCAGCCTTTGGACAGTCTCCGACAAAGGAACACGGGATCTCATGATCAACTTTTTCGGAAATATCGTTTCAGAAACCATTCTCTCGGATGAGTGTCTCCGTCTCGCCAAGCTTGAGCTAATAAAAAAAGGTGCCACACCTTATGTGTGGTCACCTTTCATAATGTTTGGAGAGTGA
- a CDS encoding ABC transporter permease subunit, translated as MIDLVRIELYKIFRKWRTYIGFITIAIIVSIIEIAMLVEGENYLKFLTQNLQNIFVFEGNFLNGYLMSFLVLGALAIHIPFLITLVAGDLLAGEATSGTYRMLITRPITRNQLLTAKLIAATIYTNLMVLFLGVMSLGLGVILFGTGELIVIKDILIIFAKDDILWRFAIAYGIAALSMMVVTSMAFFFSSMVENAIGPIVSTMAVIIVFYILSAINIELLQDLKPYMFTTYMQSWNIIFTTPVEMDELYQAMGILSFHIVLFLGLTYYYFNKKDITS; from the coding sequence ATGATCGATCTCGTAAGAATTGAACTTTATAAAATTTTCAGGAAGTGGAGAACTTACATCGGCTTCATAACCATTGCCATTATAGTTTCAATTATCGAAATAGCAATGCTTGTTGAGGGTGAAAACTACCTGAAATTTCTGACTCAGAATCTGCAAAACATTTTTGTGTTCGAAGGAAATTTCCTGAACGGTTACCTGATGTCGTTTCTTGTGCTCGGAGCACTTGCCATACATATCCCTTTTCTGATTACTCTTGTTGCCGGAGATCTCCTTGCAGGTGAAGCAACTTCGGGAACATACAGAATGCTGATAACACGACCGATAACGAGAAACCAGCTTCTTACCGCGAAGCTTATCGCAGCTACCATCTATACAAATCTGATGGTACTTTTTCTCGGCGTTATGTCGCTGGGTTTGGGAGTTATCCTCTTCGGAACAGGCGAGCTGATCGTTATCAAGGATATACTGATTATATTCGCAAAGGATGACATTTTGTGGCGGTTTGCAATTGCCTATGGAATCGCAGCTTTAAGCATGATGGTGGTTACATCGATGGCATTTTTCTTTTCCTCCATGGTCGAAAATGCTATAGGACCAATCGTCAGCACAATGGCAGTTATTATCGTGTTCTATATTCTCTCAGCCATTAATATTGAATTGTTGCAAGATCTGAAGCCATATATGTTTACTACTTATATGCAATCGTGGAACATTATTTTTACAACTCCCGTAGAAATGGATGAGCTCTATCAAGCTATGGGAATCCTCTCGTTTCACATCGTTTTGTTCCTCGGCTTGACTTATTATTATTTTAACAAAAAAGATATCACTTCTTAA